Genomic DNA from Oryza sativa Japonica Group chromosome 5, ASM3414082v1:
TTTCCGAAAGATTCGCTTAAACAGTTTTCGGATCACCATTTTTGTCCGAATCATTGAGTTCTTTTTTaagttaaaaaaagttaaatcacTGGGTTGATGTAAGTAAATGAGAGGCCCCTGTTCTAAGCAGGTTTCAGAGAGCACGGCACTCGTACATTTGGCGACCATGGATAAGTTCCAGGTCCTGAAGCAACGCAAGTGTTCCTTTCGCTGCACTGTCTGTGAACAAAGCATACCTGGCCTATGTGTGCATGCAAACAAAGTTATTTAGAGATCGTGTCACGCATAAGAATCGTTTGTTTCTGGAAATTTGTCCTCTCCGAAAACAAAAGAACACATTACTTCGATGTTTGAACAGACGCCATGTTTAGAACAAGGCTTGTTGATTATAGTAGCTACTACTAATCTGCCGTTCTGCTTTAAAGAAGAGAATAAAGATTATAATAAAGGAGTAAAGAAAGAGAGATGGCGAAGCGGAAGGCTTAAGAAACGCCAAAAAAGCCTTTGAAAAACTTGGAGGAGAAAACTTGACCGTTGCAGCGTGGGCTCCTCCGCGAAATTAAAAAGAACCGGCTAAAATTAAAATGCAGGCATTACATTACGCAGACTCAAGGCAGGACACGAGAAAAGCTGCAAGAGTTTATCCGATTATTATCCACAAGGCAGAAGCCAAAACAATCTGTTAATTCTCCTCCTCGTTCTTCCTTCAAAATTTCTTTCTCCTACTCAGCATTGCGTCGTCGATGAAacccttttttcctttctcaGTTTCTTTCCTGAGACTTTTCTATACCTGCAAAGTGCAACAAAGTGGTCGAACCCCCACGGTTTGTCTTAGTTTTTTCTCAACGAAAAAGCGGCGACTGCACGTGTCCTCCATGGCCGCGGCGCTGGGTTGGTTTTACCGGGTTCCGGGCTCTGCCGGGTGCACGAAGCCATCGGTATCAGCATCAACCTCTCCTCTCCTAGCCTCGGATCCTCTCATCCTCCTCGCGCACTAGAGAAGCTAGAGCTTCACCCACTCGTGCTTctctcctcgcctcgcctccctcATCTCGATCTTCCAATGGCGACGTGACGAGGTGGTTGCCCTGCGCTGCGCTTCTGACCACCACGTGCATTTCCATTTCCCGCTGCATCCGATCCGTTTGTTGTTGTTGCCGTGGCGTGCCTTGTGAATTTGCTGCTCCGAGCGAGAGCGAGCCGGTGGTTTGGTTGGTTGCAGAAGCTTTGGCTTCCGCTGAGGCTGCGCTGGTGTGGCCGGTGGCTCACGGGTTTcaggccgcgcgcgcgctcgcgcggtgttttttttttttttttttttttttttttttgcgctcACAAGGAAAGTGCAGACGCGCAGTGTAAAACGTCGTGGCAACCCCAACCGTCCCAATGGCGACGCCGCCCACTGCTTCCCGCGCGTCGCCATAAAATCTCGTACGCGTACGTGCGCGCGCTCGTGTGcgtctctccttctcctctactCTCTCTTCACGcgggctggctggctggctgttGATGAGCATGGGGCACTACACCAACCTGACGGATCCGAGGACGGAGCTGGAGGTGGTCAGGGACTGGAACGGCGTCGACCAGGTCGTGCTCCGCTCGCCGCGGGGCGCCTACGCGCGGGTGAGCAGGTTTTTGCGAATGGATTTTGATCGGCTTGGCATTGAGTcctttggtttggtttggtgcgATTCTGATGGCTTTGTTTTCTTCGTCGTGGTGTGTGTTTTGCAGGTGAGCCTGCACGGCGGGCAGGTCCTCTCCTGGAGGAACGACCGCGGCGAGGAGCTTCTCTTCACCAGCAGCAAGgtgacgttttttttttttcaattcattTTTCGATTCTTCAGTGCTCTGCAACCGGGTTCACATTACTGCGATTAGCCTAGGGAAGTGTATTTCGCAAGTTCAATTGATTGCAGTAGAATTCAAACTGTACGCTCGCGGGATATGTTCTTGGATTGATTCTGTTTGAGAAGTGTGTACTCTGAACATTAAACTGTACTTGTGGAAGGACAGTTCAGACGGGCTCTGAAGACACAAAAACCTGAACTGTTTCACTGTTTCCATCTGGGAAACTGAAGAAATCTTCAGTATTCTCTTCCATGGCTCTTTCACTGGCTTCAACACGCAGTTTCTTGACGTGCAGGCAATCTTCAAGCCACCAAAGGCGATGCGTGGTGGAATCCCGATATGTTTTCCACAGGTATCATAGTCTTCCATTGCACTGAAGATTTGTATTATATACTGTTACAAATAGGATGCCAATTGATAAGGAAGCTAGCTTCCCTTCTTTTTGGTCTTTTCTGATATCCACAAGACTCACTGCAGTTTGGAAATTCTGGAACATTGGAGCAACATGGATTTGCAAGAAACAGGATATGGGCCCTAGATGAGGAGCATCCACCATTAAATCAAAATGATAACAACAGCAAAGCTTCTGTTGACCTTATACTAAAGCCATCTGAAGATGACCTGAAGTGCTGGCCACATGGGTATGCATTTGTTTTTGTCCAATATGtatttccttttctcttatagCACGCCTTTTTGTTAGTAAGGGCCATATGTCAAAGTTTTGTTATGTACTGCATCATGGGGGTAATTAGTTGAACAGCCTAATCCTGGCACTTTTGATGATAATAGTCAGGAGAATATTTTATTTCAGGGAGGTTGTTGAACATTTGCACCTCATCTCGTTGTTAATGCTGACTGAATTTGATTTTATGTATGATCCTGCAATATTTGATTTCAGTTTTGAGTTCCGCCTGAGAGTTTCTCTTACAAAGGATGGGAACCTGTCACTAGTATCACGCATCAGAAATGTTAATGGCAAGCCATTCAGTTTCTCATTTGGTTATCACACATATCTGTCTGTTTCTGACATCAGGTCAGGCATTTCACCCAACATTCTTTTTGTACTTCAACCACTTTTTGTTGGTGCCATATAATATTTTGAAGATGACAGATTATATATCTTGTTAATTCCAGTGAGGTGAGGATAGAAGGCCTTGAGACACTTGATTATCTCGATAATCTTAGCCAGAGAGAACGTTTTACAGAACAAGGAGATGCCATAACATTTGAATCGGAGGTGAAAAATGTTTGAATAATCATATGCGCTATATACTTTGATCTACTGATTCCGCAAATCTTGTTTTGACATTTTGTTGTAAAAATTTACTTGCCACATCATAAAGTCCAAGATTTACGGTGTTAGCACCTGGTCTATGTGCAAACATATGCAGGTTGACCGAGTCTATGTTAGCTCACCAAATGTAATAGCTGTTCTGGACCATGAGAAGAAACGCACATTTGTCATAAGAAAGGAAGGACTGCCTGACGTTGGTAAGACACAATATTCTCTTTGCCACCTAACCATGGTAACTTTGCTTGAAAAATTTCCATCATATTCGCTTTATTCCTCCCAGTTGTGTGGAATCCGTGGGAAAAGAAATCGAAAAACATCGTGGACTTCGGCGATGAGGAGTACAAACAGATGCTGTGCGTTGATGCGGCTGCAGCGGAGAGACAAATCACTCTGAAACCGGGAGAGGAGTGGACAGGGAAGCTTGAGCTTTCTGAAGTTCCATCGACTAACTGCAGTGGCCATCTTGATCAACCCGGTATCATCATTTAGAATATGGCTTGATAGTTTAGAATTTTaccattttccttttttacaTGAGATCGATATGCTCCTCCTCTGCCATCTTGGTAAAAATTCTTCTTGTACGTGTACAAAGATTTTACCATCTTGGTCAGCGGTTCGTTTTAAGCTTATGCCAGAGtcatcttgtttgttttggTTTCTGTGATACCAATACATGTGGGCGCAAGATATACTGAACTTTTCTGATCAGAATTCAGAGCTAACAGCTACGCAGACAGAATTCAGACTTCAGGGTGACacttaaaaaaaagaggacttttacggtacattatactgcaagtatatactagcagtatatTTATGGGTATAATAGGAATTTGTCAAAAACCTAAAAAGTGCTTATTAGTCATTTGAAGTTGAGATTTATAATACCGTCCATCGACAGTACCCTGGAGGCCTGGATCTCGCATGAGCGGTCGGGGCATGTTCTGACGACGACGCGCTTGTAGGCTCCTCGTTTGACGACTGCGCGATTCCTCCCCGCGTGGCTTtctcctccgcatccgtcctCACAGCTCCAGCCTTTCCCAAACCGCTACGAGCTGGCTGCCTCCCCCCGCTTCCCACCTCCAGTCTCACTGCTCCTGTACTCCCCAACCCGTGGCGGTGAAGTGTTTGTACACTACTCTCGTGGCGGCTGGAACCCAGCATCAGCCTCCGTGCCCTctcgcggcgaggcggcgcgctgCTATAGCCGGCTGCCTCCCCATCTTCTGCCCTCCATGCCCGGCCGTCGCCGATTCTGTAGGCTTCCTTGGACTGCTGGTGTTGCAGAAAATGTTACTTCCATGCGGTCTGCCTCCTGAGGGAGAGACAAAGACTGAGGTCGAGCGTTCAATGTTACATGCTACTACTGAAAGTATCAGATTCTTATCCAAAACAggatcaaaatatttttttgcgtAGCCATCTTGAACATCTGAAGCCCTCTATATGTACCCTTTTCGAACCTGTTCATCATTAATGTTCAGTCCTTGTGTGTAGCCTTGCCGGTGCAAACTGCCGCAGCTGCGCGCCTTGGCCTGGGCCCCCAGCAGCCGGCACCCATATGCAGCTCCGCCTGAATGCCGTCTCCGCACACCCGAGCCGTCAATAGAGGAGTTAAGGAAGGTTTTGGATGAGTGGGAATGATAGAAGAGGATGAAAAGAGGACGTAAATAGAATCGAttcccgggggcggcggcgcggggcgcggcgtGCTTCCGGTggttgtcggcggcggcggtcaaaCATGCGACAAAGGAAAGGGAACGGCTCTAACTCTCCAACTGGAATTCGCTCGAGCGGGATCTGACGAAGAAGTAAAGAAATGcgaaaatacaaaaatattCCTCCACgcaaaagatgaaaaaaactaatatacCCTATTCAATTTATACTGCAGGCTCATTGGGCGGAAGATTAGATGAATCTACACCGTTAAATCATatatactgctagtatatacttgCAGTACAATGTACCCTAAAAATCCTCTTAAAAAAAGGCCAATATTAGAGAaggatctaatatcaaataattagaatggGTGAGGTTTCAAACCCagatcgtctagcccaccaccttatgGAGTTAGTCGGAGGAAAATGGGCTGAATTCTGACAATCCTATTGGGCCGCGGGCCGAAAATGGACACCTCAATTTCATCGCTCTTAGGCCCATATGCTTCGTGCCGATAGTTCGAGTCGTGGGCGCTCGTGGCAGCCGGCGGCAGCGAAGCATCTGTCGCGGGAGACACGTGCCTCCTCCAGAACTACACGTGTGCAACTGCATGGGCGAGTCAGCGCACCATAAGAACAGCTCGCTCGCACTCGAGTCTCTCTCTCGTTCATCCATCCAGCGGCACACACACCAAGCTAGCTTCTAGTAGTTGAGCAATGGCGGCGTCGTGCCACGAGGTGGAGGTGCCGGGGAAGCCGACGGAGACGGGGACGGCGCTgctggaggcggcgacggggagcaTCCAGGGGTTCGGCCCCGTGAACCAGATCCACCAGCACCTGTGCGCGTTCCACTTCTACGCCGACGACATGACGCGGCAGGTGGAGGCGCACCACTTCTGCGCCCACCTCAACGAGGACATGCGCCAGTGCCTCATCTTCGACGGGCCCGACGCCGGCGCGCGCCTCATCGGCGTCGAGTACATCGTCGCCGAGCCGCTGTTCCTCACGCTCCCCGACGACGAGAAGCCGCTGTGGCACACCCACGAGTTCGAGGTCAAGGGCGGCGTCCTCTTCATGCCCGGCGTCCCCGGCGTCGTCGAGCGCCGCGACCTCGAGAGGGTGTGCAAGACCTACGGCAAGACCATCCACTTCTGGCAGGTCGACCGCGGCGACGCGCTCCCGCTCGGCCTGCCCCAGATCATGATGGCTCTCACCCGCGACGGCCAGCTCCGCCAAGAACTCGCCAAATGTACGTGCAAAATCATTCATGTTCAATTGTGTTTTTTTCTCCAATCTATCGTCAGTCGTCACAGCTTAACTACTTGTGTTGGTGATTGGTGCG
This window encodes:
- the LOC4339654 gene encoding putative glucose-6-phosphate 1-epimerase isoform X1, producing MSMGHYTNLTDPRTELEVVRDWNGVDQVVLRSPRGAYARVSLHGGQVLSWRNDRGEELLFTSSKAIFKPPKAMRGGIPICFPQFGNSGTLEQHGFARNRIWALDEEHPPLNQNDNNSKASVDLILKPSEDDLKCWPHGFEFRLRVSLTKDGNLSLVSRIRNVNGKPFSFSFGYHTYLSVSDISEVRIEGLETLDYLDNLSQRERFTEQGDAITFESEVDRVYVSSPNVIAVLDHEKKRTFVIRKEGLPDVVVWNPWEKKSKNIVDFGDEEYKQMLCVDAAAAERQITLKPGEEWTGKLELSEVPSTNCSGHLDQPGIII
- the LOC4339655 gene encoding oil body-associated protein 1A, which translates into the protein MAASCHEVEVPGKPTETGTALLEAATGSIQGFGPVNQIHQHLCAFHFYADDMTRQVEAHHFCAHLNEDMRQCLIFDGPDAGARLIGVEYIVAEPLFLTLPDDEKPLWHTHEFEVKGGVLFMPGVPGVVERRDLERVCKTYGKTIHFWQVDRGDALPLGLPQIMMALTRDGQLRQELAKCVEEKFSVSFDKERENRAYMSGPDHGIHPLANAAGKGLKTDLREVDLPAMTTAHAGRVFT
- the LOC4339654 gene encoding putative glucose-6-phosphate 1-epimerase isoform X2, with the translated sequence MRGGIPICFPQFGNSGTLEQHGFARNRIWALDEEHPPLNQNDNNSKASVDLILKPSEDDLKCWPHGFEFRLRVSLTKDGNLSLVSRIRNVNGKPFSFSFGYHTYLSVSDISEVRIEGLETLDYLDNLSQRERFTEQGDAITFESEVDRVYVSSPNVIAVLDHEKKRTFVIRKEGLPDVVVWNPWEKKSKNIVDFGDEEYKQMLCVDAAAAERQITLKPGEEWTGKLELSEVPSTNCSGHLDQPGIII